In one uncultured Methanoregula sp. genomic region, the following are encoded:
- a CDS encoding methanogenesis marker 2 protein: protein MVQSCSTETIAKVVREYEGVRRKHTIGEMVRALKIDAPHVVASFGEDAAVIEHNGEALLLAADGIWSKLMEADPYWAGYCSVLVNIHDIAAMGGRPIAMVDIFSISKSTVQELVVKGMHDASAQFGVPIVGGHLHPDAPYSVIDVSILGSARLDSIIYSHTAQEGDCVVAAIDLSGRVHPSCALNWDSVTMKSAAQVRAQIAVLETIGRKHLVTAGKDISNPGIIGTLGMLLEVSGKGAEIDLDLIPKPPLAANNITFELWVRMYPGMGFILTANKAHVAELIRVFHEVGITAKEIGTVNNSRELRIRYDGNETQVFDFVNNGIMHLAEEDIACLPH, encoded by the coding sequence GTGGTCCAGAGCTGCTCGACAGAGACGATAGCAAAAGTTGTCAGGGAATACGAGGGTGTCAGGAGAAAGCATACCATCGGCGAGATGGTCAGGGCGCTGAAGATCGATGCCCCGCATGTTGTCGCCTCATTTGGTGAGGATGCAGCAGTTATCGAACACAATGGTGAGGCGCTTCTCCTTGCAGCGGACGGCATCTGGAGCAAACTCATGGAGGCAGACCCGTACTGGGCAGGATACTGCTCGGTCCTTGTCAACATCCATGATATTGCTGCCATGGGAGGACGGCCGATCGCGATGGTGGATATCTTTTCCATATCAAAATCCACGGTACAGGAACTGGTGGTCAAAGGCATGCACGACGCATCAGCCCAGTTCGGTGTCCCGATCGTCGGAGGGCATCTCCACCCGGACGCCCCGTACAGTGTTATCGATGTTTCCATTCTGGGCTCCGCCCGGCTCGATTCCATCATTTACAGCCACACTGCGCAGGAAGGCGACTGCGTGGTTGCGGCGATCGATCTTTCCGGCCGTGTCCACCCGTCCTGTGCGCTCAACTGGGATTCCGTGACCATGAAATCTGCCGCCCAGGTCAGGGCGCAGATCGCCGTGCTCGAAACGATCGGGAGAAAACACCTGGTCACCGCGGGAAAAGATATCAGCAACCCCGGCATCATCGGTACGCTCGGCATGCTCCTGGAAGTGAGCGGCAAGGGTGCGGAGATCGATCTCGACCTGATTCCAAAACCTCCTCTTGCAGCGAACAACATAACGTTCGAGCTGTGGGTACGGATGTACCCCGGCATGGGATTCATCCTGACTGCAAACAAGGCGCATGTTGCAGAACTGATCCGGGTTTTCCATGAAGTCGGTATTACGGCAAAAGAGATCGGCACCGTCAACAACAGCAGGGAACTGCGGATCCGGTATGACGGCAACGAGACGCAGGTTTTCGACTTCGTCAACAACGGGATCATGCACCTCGCGGAAGAGGACATTGCATGCCTGCCGCACTGA
- a CDS encoding histone family protein → MADLPIAAVVRIAKKNGAERVGSDAAEALVVKAEKYIAQLTKEANKLAEHAGRKTIKKEDVDLAAKSN, encoded by the coding sequence ATGGCAGATTTACCAATCGCCGCAGTTGTAAGGATTGCAAAGAAGAACGGAGCCGAAAGAGTAGGAAGCGATGCAGCAGAAGCCCTTGTTGTAAAGGCTGAGAAGTACATCGCCCAGCTGACAAAGGAAGCCAACAAGCTTGCCGAGCACGCTGGCAGAAAGACCATCAAGAAAGAAGATGTTGACCTGGCAGCAAAGTCCAACTGA
- a CDS encoding UPF0146 family protein produces MGSYKHIENSIGEYIASRYTRAIEVGIGHNTTAAEILNSAGILSRATDIKTIPDSPIPVTVDDVFDPAFSLYERADVIYAIRPAIEMIPPLISLARRAGSDLIVYHLGFETYGDGGEKIDCGVMLHRYVTRSEPVKKG; encoded by the coding sequence ATGGGCTCCTATAAACATATTGAGAATTCCATCGGCGAGTATATAGCCAGCCGTTACACCCGCGCCATTGAAGTGGGTATCGGGCATAATACCACGGCGGCAGAGATTCTCAACAGCGCAGGAATACTTTCCCGCGCCACCGATATTAAAACAATTCCCGACAGCCCGATCCCGGTTACGGTTGATGACGTGTTCGATCCTGCATTCTCCCTTTACGAGCGGGCAGATGTCATCTACGCGATCCGCCCGGCGATCGAGATGATCCCGCCCCTTATCTCCCTTGCAAGGAGAGCCGGCTCCGATCTTATCGTGTACCACCTGGGGTTCGAAACCTATGGGGACGGGGGAGAGAAAATAGACTGCGGGGTTATGCTCCACCGGTATGTGACGCGATCAGAACCCGTCAAAAAGGGTTGA
- a CDS encoding archaemetzincin family Zn-dependent metalloprotease, producing MHIHIFWDSGSPEGLQMPVARKISAVLGVPSSVSENHVRMMGYVVGRRQIDAQALLDSVQTYKHRHGISDPVLLVVNQDLFRNGNSFVFGLARQVVGAAVVSTARLGNEYYGRPADDDDLIDRITKEGAHEVGHLLGLDHCENGECIMFRPDTLDELDRKKKMLCPACSASLAEHLAGE from the coding sequence ATGCATATCCATATCTTTTGGGATTCGGGGTCCCCCGAGGGTCTCCAGATGCCGGTTGCCCGTAAGATCTCTGCAGTGCTCGGTGTCCCGTCATCGGTTTCAGAGAACCACGTCCGCATGATGGGATATGTGGTTGGTCGCAGGCAGATCGATGCACAGGCACTCCTTGACAGTGTCCAGACCTATAAACACCGGCACGGGATAAGCGATCCGGTGCTCCTTGTCGTCAACCAGGATCTTTTCAGGAATGGCAACAGTTTTGTTTTTGGCCTTGCCCGCCAGGTTGTTGGTGCAGCGGTTGTCTCGACTGCCCGCCTGGGTAATGAATATTACGGGCGACCTGCGGATGACGACGACCTGATTGACAGGATAACCAAGGAAGGTGCGCACGAAGTCGGGCACCTGCTGGGACTCGATCATTGCGAGAACGGCGAATGTATCATGTTCAGACCGGACACGCTTGACGAACTGGACCGGAAGAAAAAGATGCTCTGCCCGGCCTGTTCTGCCAGCCTGGCAGAACATCTTGCCGGGGAATAA
- the mtxX gene encoding methanogenesis marker protein Mmp4/MtxX, with product MPAALKRIGIGIAEDPEKVLGSAETVSGPFETICYCRPGCIGQKTVNNAVRIKEDPHPEEAMINDLMAGKIDAAVRGTLPANTTLKALKKAEGVDHLERIALLETVHGTKFLLTPVGVDEGWTVPEKVELIKKGRVIAKKFGLKEKVGVLSGGRLGDVGRHRQVDASMADAELVARIAGAEHCEILIEDAIQDCGLIIAPDGISGNLVFRTLTFLGGGFGHGAPVVNISRIFVDTSRASPNYTNALLLAASLLE from the coding sequence ATGCCTGCCGCACTGAAACGTATCGGGATCGGTATTGCAGAGGATCCGGAAAAAGTCCTCGGGAGTGCGGAAACGGTAAGCGGTCCGTTCGAAACGATCTGTTACTGCAGGCCGGGCTGTATCGGGCAAAAAACGGTTAATAATGCAGTCCGTATCAAAGAAGATCCGCATCCCGAAGAGGCAATGATCAACGACCTGATGGCAGGGAAGATCGATGCTGCCGTGAGAGGAACGCTGCCAGCGAATACAACCTTAAAAGCGCTTAAGAAAGCAGAAGGGGTGGATCACCTCGAACGCATCGCGCTGCTCGAAACCGTCCACGGGACAAAATTCCTTCTCACCCCGGTCGGTGTCGACGAAGGATGGACGGTTCCCGAGAAAGTGGAACTGATAAAAAAAGGGCGGGTTATCGCAAAAAAATTCGGCCTTAAGGAAAAGGTGGGCGTGCTCTCAGGAGGACGACTGGGGGATGTCGGCAGGCACAGGCAGGTGGATGCCAGCATGGCTGATGCTGAGCTGGTTGCCCGGATTGCCGGGGCAGAGCACTGTGAGATCCTGATTGAGGATGCCATTCAGGACTGCGGACTGATCATCGCACCGGATGGGATTTCCGGCAACCTTGTCTTCCGGACCCTCACGTTCCTTGGGGGCGGTTTTGGTCATGGCGCGCCCGTAGTAAATATCAGCAGAATTTTCGTGGATACTTCGCGCGCCTCACCAAATTACACGAATGCGCTATTGCTCGCAGCATCTTTGTTGGAATAA
- a CDS encoding replication factor C large subunit, with translation MDWAEKYRPAHLADIVGNATAVRQVAEWAKNWTRKSKPLLIYGKPGIGKTSVAHALANDMNWEMIELNASDQRTAAVIERIAGAGSTTASLTGASRKLIILDEADNLQGTSDRGGAKAIIECIRETRQPMVLIANDLYGLSPEIRARCDPVQFKALPARSIAPRLKYLCAAEKIACSDAAVHAIAESAEGDIRSAVNMLYASSIGRTSLEDSGVHTSQKDERVSIFSLITALFDKTPDSELMRLSYDVDDTPETIEQWVEGSVHQMPDAQATGLAYRHLARADEYLGYTYRRQYHTLWRYATAIMLLGTADAAGGKGIHARIMPPERWQRMSTAKKQKAIRVATLNKVSGLMHIPQNTLRESYLGTVSMLVERDPAGYAREMAFDADQLNFFLNDRARSLEVIKTLALEEKEKEKDLREQKEQKKPKKEKMPKQESLPATPVPAVPPEPAEPALVPEKKSPAKTQSTLFDGF, from the coding sequence ATGGACTGGGCAGAAAAATACCGGCCTGCACACCTTGCTGACATCGTTGGCAACGCGACAGCAGTCCGGCAGGTAGCCGAGTGGGCGAAGAACTGGACGCGAAAATCAAAGCCCCTGCTCATCTACGGAAAACCCGGAATTGGCAAGACCTCAGTTGCCCATGCCCTTGCCAATGATATGAACTGGGAGATGATCGAGCTCAATGCGAGTGACCAGCGGACTGCCGCAGTCATAGAACGGATTGCCGGCGCTGGCAGTACTACGGCAAGCCTTACCGGCGCTTCCCGGAAGCTTATCATTCTCGACGAGGCCGACAACCTGCAGGGAACCTCGGATCGTGGTGGTGCAAAGGCGATCATTGAATGCATCCGGGAAACCCGGCAGCCGATGGTCCTGATAGCCAACGATCTCTACGGCCTTTCACCTGAAATCCGCGCCCGCTGTGACCCGGTCCAGTTCAAGGCACTTCCGGCCCGTTCGATTGCCCCGCGGCTCAAATATCTGTGTGCAGCCGAAAAGATTGCCTGCAGCGATGCAGCAGTCCATGCCATTGCCGAGAGTGCTGAAGGGGATATCCGGTCTGCGGTTAACATGCTCTATGCCTCTTCAATCGGGCGTACCAGTCTCGAGGATTCCGGGGTTCATACTTCGCAGAAGGATGAACGTGTCTCGATCTTCTCGCTGATTACGGCCCTGTTCGATAAAACACCTGACAGCGAACTGATGCGTCTTTCGTACGATGTCGATGATACGCCGGAAACTATCGAACAATGGGTCGAAGGAAGCGTTCACCAGATGCCCGACGCGCAGGCAACCGGGCTGGCATACCGCCATCTTGCCCGGGCAGATGAGTATCTTGGCTATACGTACCGGCGGCAGTATCACACTCTCTGGCGGTACGCTACGGCGATCATGCTCCTCGGGACTGCCGATGCCGCGGGGGGAAAAGGTATCCATGCCCGGATCATGCCGCCGGAACGCTGGCAGCGGATGTCGACAGCAAAGAAGCAGAAAGCGATCCGGGTGGCAACCCTGAACAAGGTATCCGGCCTGATGCATATCCCCCAGAATACCCTGCGGGAGAGTTATCTTGGCACGGTCTCGATGCTCGTTGAACGGGATCCCGCCGGTTATGCCCGGGAGATGGCGTTTGACGCCGATCAGCTTAATTTCTTCTTAAATGATCGCGCCCGGTCCCTTGAAGTAATAAAAACCCTGGCCCTGGAAGAGAAAGAGAAGGAAAAAGATCTCAGGGAGCAGAAGGAGCAGAAAAAACCAAAAAAGGAAAAAATGCCAAAACAGGAAAGCCTTCCGGCCACACCGGTACCGGCCGTCCCACCAGAACCGGCGGAGCCAGCGTTAGTTCCTGAGAAAAAAAGCCCGGCAAAAACCCAGTCAACCCTTTTTGACGGGTTCTGA
- a CDS encoding CAP domain-containing protein, with protein MGIVSRIKRFFQKIWREIYPYRLHSKKSRKQFRDPVPANSINKTIISLVNYERKKRGLPLVIFDPSLEYHAISWSKRMAHERRLFHSGTVLENCCMVSANGSPKSIAKSAFYCWKGSTPHWTWMMHPKIERVAFGYWINGKYAYGAYAFNNP; from the coding sequence ATGGGAATAGTTTCAAGGATTAAACGTTTTTTCCAAAAGATATGGAGGGAAATTTATCCATACCGCCTACATTCCAAGAAATCTAGGAAGCAATTTAGAGACCCTGTTCCTGCTAATTCAATAAATAAAACCATCATCAGTTTGGTAAATTATGAACGAAAGAAACGAGGTTTACCGTTAGTAATATTTGATCCATCATTAGAATATCACGCTATTAGTTGGAGTAAACGTATGGCTCACGAAAGGCGGTTATTCCACAGTGGAACCGTCCTTGAAAATTGTTGTATGGTCTCTGCAAATGGTTCACCAAAATCTATTGCAAAGAGCGCATTTTATTGTTGGAAAGGAAGCACCCCCCATTGGACTTGGATGATGCATCCAAAAATAGAGAGAGTTGCATTTGGATATTGGATTAATGGTAAGTATGCATATGGAGCATATGCATTCAATAATCCATAA
- the hisB gene encoding imidazoleglycerol-phosphate dehydratase HisB, whose translation MRMVEVRRETKETTIAIRLDPDGAGKVMADSGVPFFDHMLNAMARHGGFDMTLAAKGDLHVDCHHTVEDIGIVLGDAIKQAIGEGKGMKRFSHAIIPMDESLAQVTLDCGGRSYLVWTGSFGNKAVGGIPSDLFEHFFYSLCTRAGITAHISFSGRNDHHKCEAVFKAFGIALGEALSITGDKKTVRSTKGKF comes from the coding sequence ATGAGAATGGTGGAAGTCAGGCGGGAAACAAAGGAAACAACGATCGCAATCCGGCTCGATCCGGATGGTGCAGGAAAGGTAATGGCGGACAGCGGTGTGCCGTTCTTTGATCATATGCTTAATGCAATGGCGAGACACGGGGGGTTCGATATGACCCTTGCGGCAAAGGGGGATCTCCACGTGGACTGCCACCATACGGTTGAAGATATCGGGATCGTGCTCGGCGATGCCATAAAGCAGGCAATTGGCGAAGGAAAGGGTATGAAGCGTTTTTCCCATGCGATCATTCCCATGGACGAGTCGCTTGCACAGGTAACGCTCGATTGCGGGGGACGGAGTTATCTGGTCTGGACCGGTTCATTCGGCAACAAAGCGGTTGGCGGGATCCCGTCAGATCTCTTTGAGCATTTCTTTTACTCGCTCTGCACCCGGGCCGGAATAACTGCTCATATCAGTTTCTCGGGCCGGAACGATCACCACAAGTGCGAAGCCGTATTCAAAGCCTTCGGGATTGCCCTTGGGGAAGCACTCTCGATAACCGGGGATAAGAAAACGGTCCGCAGCACAAAAGGGAAGTTTTGA